The proteins below are encoded in one region of Effusibacillus dendaii:
- a CDS encoding sensor histidine kinase gives MSPQLDTRILDNAISATLRAIEQGKYQIYEIADVSRSEYQALERDLAAVQLQVYETVKNVDRLESALRKARQRLALVSKNHAQHSEEQVREVYIEAEKVQHELLAAQEKEKRLRRRRDELSLRLKNLGDLVSKAEELVTQLGVAFNYLSGEQKEIDVMLQTVEEKQYLGSRMIQAQEEERRRLAREIHDGPAQMMANVVLRAELCEKVLDRDIDRVREELQDLKQMVRDSLAEVRQTIFDLRPMELDDLGLAPTLRRYLTKFQEKYGIQTDFALVGKERRLSGAFEVAIFRSVQEALNNIAKHSEATLASVKLELENPEILVHILDNGKGFDLKTSRGKKEQGHYGLLGMQERIQLLGGKVEFRTRIGEGTKVIITLPITNQGGVQVDSP, from the coding sequence GTGTCGCCACAACTTGACACACGAATCCTCGACAACGCCATATCAGCGACTCTGCGTGCAATTGAACAGGGGAAGTACCAAATTTATGAAATCGCGGATGTATCGCGCAGTGAGTATCAAGCATTGGAACGGGATTTGGCCGCTGTTCAATTGCAGGTTTACGAGACGGTGAAAAACGTCGACCGACTGGAGAGCGCACTGCGGAAAGCACGGCAGCGATTGGCGCTTGTCAGTAAAAATCACGCGCAACACTCGGAAGAGCAGGTGCGAGAAGTTTATATAGAAGCAGAAAAAGTGCAACATGAACTTCTTGCTGCACAGGAAAAAGAAAAACGTCTTCGGCGGAGGAGAGATGAACTGTCGCTCCGGCTCAAAAACTTGGGGGATCTGGTTTCGAAAGCGGAGGAACTTGTGACCCAGCTTGGTGTTGCTTTTAACTACCTGTCGGGTGAACAAAAAGAGATCGACGTGATGCTGCAGACCGTTGAGGAAAAACAATACTTGGGCAGCCGGATGATTCAGGCGCAAGAGGAAGAACGCCGGCGGTTGGCGCGGGAGATTCACGATGGGCCTGCCCAAATGATGGCGAATGTAGTGTTGCGTGCGGAATTATGCGAGAAAGTGCTGGATCGGGACATTGACCGCGTCCGGGAAGAACTGCAAGATCTGAAACAGATGGTGCGGGACAGCCTGGCGGAAGTTCGGCAAACCATTTTTGACTTGCGGCCCATGGAATTGGATGATTTGGGACTTGCCCCCACATTGCGCCGTTATCTGACGAAATTTCAGGAAAAATACGGGATCCAGACCGATTTTGCCCTGGTCGGCAAAGAGCGAAGGCTGTCAGGGGCGTTTGAAGTGGCCATTTTTCGTTCTGTTCAGGAAGCCCTTAACAATATAGCGAAACATTCCGAAGCAACGCTCGCTTCCGTTAAGCTGGAGTTGGAAAATCCGGAGATTCTTGTGCACATCCTTGATAACGGCAAGGGATTTGATTTGAAAACATCGAGAGGCAAGAAAGAACAGGGTCATTACGGGTTGTTGGGGATGCAAGAGAGAATTCAACTGCTAGGGGGTAAGGTTGAGTTCCGAACCAGGATCGGAGAGGGAACCAAAGTGATTATTACTCTTCCGATAACGAATCAAGGAGGCGTTCAAGTTGACTCCCCATAG
- a CDS encoding response regulator codes for MTPHSPIKIVLADDHALFRQGLRRIFELEDDFTILGEAVDGQQAVTLSANLQPDVILMDINMPQKSGVEATKLIKQAYPAVKILILSIHDDEAYIFESIRAGANGYLLKDVESEVLVEAVRQVANGTAFIHPQITTKLLNEFKRLSYNATDHASAHEEAAAAVEQETWRELLTIREMEILRLMAEGKSNRMIGEALFISEKTVKNHVSSILGKLNVDDRTQAVIAAARNGWVRL; via the coding sequence TTGACTCCCCATAGTCCGATCAAAATTGTACTGGCGGATGACCATGCACTCTTTCGTCAGGGACTAAGAAGAATTTTTGAATTGGAAGACGATTTTACCATTTTGGGAGAAGCGGTAGACGGACAGCAGGCGGTGACGCTATCTGCCAACCTGCAGCCGGATGTTATCCTGATGGACATCAATATGCCCCAAAAAAGCGGCGTGGAAGCAACCAAGTTGATTAAGCAAGCCTACCCTGCCGTTAAAATTTTGATATTATCCATTCATGATGATGAGGCATATATTTTTGAATCCATTCGGGCCGGTGCCAACGGTTATCTTTTAAAAGATGTCGAATCGGAAGTGTTAGTAGAAGCTGTCCGGCAAGTTGCAAATGGAACAGCGTTCATTCACCCTCAGATTACCACCAAATTATTAAACGAGTTTAAACGTCTGAGCTACAACGCAACTGATCACGCATCCGCTCATGAGGAGGCGGCGGCAGCCGTTGAACAGGAGACATGGCGGGAGCTTTTGACGATTCGAGAGATGGAAATCCTTCGTTTAATGGCGGAAGGAAAAAGCAACCGAATGATTGGTGAGGCGTTATTCATATCTGAAAAAACAGTGAAAAATCATGTCTCTTCTATTTTAGGTAAACTTAATGTAGACGACCGCACGCAGGCGGTCATTGCAGCAGCCAGGAACGGTTGGGTAAGGTTATGA
- a CDS encoding glycosyltransferase, translating into MLALLIWAFAAYGIVAALYQVVRLYESPSISEGHRFTLVLVVRNGEAYVEGLLRFLLVRSFFLKNDLHILVVDTGSEDSTREIVSRLQENYSRIELIGTDREYDGGLLESVWSSADQDSPFALYDLRSWKNTKRIIPYFKRVFG; encoded by the coding sequence ATGCTCGCTCTTTTGATTTGGGCGTTCGCTGCTTACGGGATTGTCGCCGCGCTCTATCAGGTGGTTCGACTTTATGAATCCCCTTCGATCAGTGAAGGTCACAGGTTTACGTTAGTATTGGTGGTTCGCAACGGAGAAGCGTACGTGGAAGGTTTACTGCGTTTTTTGTTGGTGCGTTCGTTTTTCTTAAAAAATGATCTTCATATCCTTGTGGTGGATACCGGCTCAGAGGATTCGACCCGGGAAATTGTCAGTCGTTTGCAGGAGAATTATTCAAGAATTGAATTGATCGGAACTGACCGGGAATACGACGGGGGATTGCTGGAATCTGTGTGGTCATCAGCAGATCAGGATAGTCCTTTTGCCCTATATGATCTTCGGAGCTGGAAAAACACCAAAAGAATTATCCCTTATTTTAAAAGGGTTTTCGGTTAA
- a CDS encoding phosphatase PAP2 family protein, giving the protein MQRMAEWMVGRDIRAFRWINGACKCSFFEQLMPVVTHLGGTVFSIGMSLVFLLQSDPYWRYEGVHLAISLLFSHLIVAACKKLLPRHRPYQVLENVFTGRKLLTDASFPSGHSTAAFCSATVLSIAFPVLSPGLYALAALTASSRVYLGLHYPSDVAIGAVLGTAVPLWLA; this is encoded by the coding sequence ATGCAGCGTATGGCTGAATGGATGGTCGGAAGAGACATCCGGGCGTTCCGCTGGATTAATGGCGCCTGCAAATGTTCGTTCTTTGAACAGTTGATGCCTGTAGTTACACATCTGGGTGGAACTGTTTTCTCGATTGGCATGTCGCTGGTTTTTTTGCTGCAGAGTGATCCGTATTGGCGCTATGAAGGGGTTCATTTGGCGATCAGCCTGTTGTTTAGCCATCTGATTGTGGCCGCTTGTAAAAAGCTGCTGCCGCGCCATCGTCCCTATCAGGTTCTGGAGAATGTATTTACGGGACGAAAACTTCTGACAGATGCATCATTTCCATCTGGCCATTCAACAGCCGCCTTTTGCTCGGCGACTGTTTTGTCAATTGCGTTTCCCGTCTTGTCTCCGGGTTTGTATGCACTTGCGGCTTTAACCGCCAGTTCACGTGTATATTTGGGACTGCACTATCCGTCAGATGTGGCGATCGGCGCTGTATTGGGGACAGCGGTCCCGCTTTGGCTGGCATGA
- a CDS encoding GGDEF domain-containing protein: protein MGNRQKSILLLDDSFINERFLKRLNGQLKKGQVGFIYLDIKRFGDVYQTRGQLFCNRVLQTLNQIILRFEQEKWEGCFSRRMLGDDLFLFFLLPDQKVDLFSDFAYRLRTEVEQQLNAELNLPEKELELYVGTSIFHSVSSKNISNELYRGLKQAMQDAKNEAQLEQIERRKEFFRILEQKLIRAVYQPIISLLTGAVYGYEALARGPQGSGFEAPLDMFSYAEQMDSLYHLEKVAREQAISGFRCGETNSKLFINLNANVINDPFFTAGETAKLLRRVNLTPQQIVFEITERQSIEDFPSFVKAINYYRKQGYRIAIDDAGAGYSSLQAIAEIRPDYIKIDRSIIHQIDSHHAKRILLETLVTFATKMNCKIIAEGIETTQELNTVLKIGVHCGQGYLLGRPKAGFEEVSAEIVKLIKRNQYVPTTQGYSGALKDIVRPVKTFEEGTVTQEIVSYFNRFEDESGVVIVREGRPIGLIMREKLFQALASQYGVPLYWKRPVSKLMDGNPIILDENTGVEDASRIAMVRDHQRIYDLLIVTREGNILGVVTIHSILDTITNAKLEYARDMNPLTGLPGNRLIEIELDKRIQLGQDFSVIYADLDRFKEFNDRCGFREGDQVIRGLANLLLSVLSNASVKDDFLGHIGGDDFIIITNHPSPQEICRQIIERFDNEQSGHGPTISLALLRCSGNDLKGFSAEQLSNQAVQIKKIAKSQAGSAFVEREMS from the coding sequence ATGGGGAATCGACAGAAGAGTATTTTGTTGCTGGATGATAGTTTTATAAACGAAAGGTTTTTAAAACGATTGAATGGACAATTGAAAAAAGGTCAAGTGGGATTCATTTATCTGGACATCAAACGATTTGGTGATGTGTACCAGACCCGTGGACAGCTATTTTGCAATCGTGTATTGCAGACGCTCAACCAGATCATTTTGAGGTTCGAACAGGAAAAATGGGAAGGATGTTTCTCCCGGCGAATGTTAGGGGATGATCTGTTTTTATTTTTTCTTTTGCCAGATCAAAAAGTGGATCTGTTTTCTGATTTTGCGTACCGATTGCGGACCGAAGTGGAACAACAACTGAATGCGGAATTGAATCTTCCCGAAAAGGAACTGGAATTATATGTAGGAACATCGATCTTTCATTCCGTATCTTCGAAAAACATCTCAAACGAACTGTACCGCGGTTTGAAACAGGCGATGCAGGATGCGAAAAATGAAGCTCAACTGGAACAGATTGAGCGACGGAAGGAATTTTTCCGAATTCTTGAGCAAAAATTGATTCGAGCTGTCTATCAGCCGATTATATCGCTGTTAACCGGTGCGGTCTACGGATATGAAGCTTTGGCAAGAGGGCCGCAGGGAAGCGGTTTTGAAGCTCCGCTCGACATGTTTTCATATGCGGAACAGATGGACAGCTTGTATCATCTTGAAAAAGTTGCCCGGGAACAAGCGATTTCCGGATTTCGGTGTGGGGAAACAAACAGTAAGCTGTTTATCAACCTAAACGCAAACGTGATCAATGATCCGTTTTTTACTGCGGGTGAAACGGCAAAGTTATTACGCAGAGTGAATTTGACACCACAGCAGATCGTTTTTGAAATCACGGAGCGACAATCAATCGAAGATTTTCCGTCATTCGTTAAAGCAATCAATTATTACCGCAAACAGGGGTATCGGATCGCAATTGATGATGCGGGGGCGGGCTATTCCTCCTTACAAGCGATTGCGGAAATACGTCCCGACTATATCAAAATCGACCGATCAATCATCCATCAGATTGACAGTCATCATGCCAAACGGATTCTGTTGGAGACACTGGTAACGTTTGCGACAAAAATGAACTGTAAAATTATTGCCGAAGGTATTGAAACCACACAGGAACTGAACACGGTTCTCAAAATCGGGGTTCATTGCGGTCAAGGATACCTGCTGGGCCGTCCGAAGGCGGGATTTGAGGAAGTTTCTGCTGAAATTGTCAAGCTGATCAAGCGAAATCAATATGTGCCGACAACGCAGGGATATTCCGGCGCTTTGAAAGATATTGTCCGTCCTGTCAAAACGTTTGAAGAGGGGACCGTGACGCAGGAGATCGTGTCCTACTTTAATCGCTTTGAAGACGAAAGTGGTGTCGTGATTGTTCGTGAAGGCCGGCCGATCGGTTTAATCATGCGGGAAAAACTGTTTCAGGCGCTGGCCTCCCAATACGGCGTTCCGTTGTATTGGAAACGTCCTGTGTCAAAACTGATGGACGGAAATCCGATTATCCTTGACGAAAATACAGGTGTGGAAGACGCATCCAGAATCGCCATGGTAAGGGATCATCAGCGAATCTATGATCTGTTGATTGTCACCCGGGAAGGCAACATTTTAGGCGTGGTGACGATTCACTCCATTTTGGATACGATTACAAACGCGAAACTTGAGTATGCAAGAGACATGAATCCGTTGACCGGATTGCCCGGTAACCGATTGATAGAGATTGAATTGGATAAACGTATTCAACTTGGCCAGGATTTCTCTGTTATTTATGCCGACCTGGATCGATTTAAGGAATTTAACGATCGATGTGGTTTTCGGGAGGGAGATCAGGTAATTCGTGGATTGGCCAACTTGTTGCTGAGCGTTTTGTCAAATGCTTCGGTGAAAGATGATTTTCTGGGCCATATTGGCGGCGATGATTTTATCATTATCACAAATCATCCGAGCCCGCAGGAAATTTGCCGCCAAATTATAGAACGTTTTGACAACGAACAATCCGGACACGGCCCCACCATTTCACTGGCGCTCTTGCGCTGTTCGGGAAATGACCTGAAGGGGTTTTCCGCCGAACAGTTGTCGAACCAGGCGGTTCAAATAAAGAAGATCGCAAAGAGCCAGGCTGGCAGCGCTTTTGTGGAAAGAGAAATGTCTTAG
- a CDS encoding patatin-like phospholipase family protein, with amino-acid sequence MKKIGLALGGGGVAGGAHLGVLLALEEANVQIDCLTGTSVGAIIASLYAYGITSSQLIKLIPTIGKHYLDFDYWSILRSMGRQARFTGLIKGKRLRNMIAKKTRNVSMSQLKMPVAFLATDIIQAKPVIFSSRPLHTDDTARDIVTDILLADAVQASFSIPILFQPVMYRNRMFVDGGLLENCPVDAARLLGADKVIAVNLVFANPVRSRFDSLSSLMTRVININLATQSKSIRKKADFVLHPEVDSIDILDFSKLELCIQIGYTHTQKQISEIKNLIT; translated from the coding sequence GTGAAAAAAATAGGACTAGCATTAGGCGGAGGCGGCGTGGCAGGTGGCGCGCACCTTGGAGTCCTGCTTGCATTGGAAGAAGCAAACGTTCAGATCGATTGTTTGACGGGAACAAGCGTCGGAGCGATTATCGCATCACTTTATGCATATGGAATTACAAGCAGCCAATTAATTAAGCTAATTCCTACTATCGGAAAACATTACCTGGATTTTGATTATTGGTCCATTCTCCGCTCAATGGGGAGGCAGGCACGATTTACCGGTTTAATTAAAGGAAAACGGCTGCGCAATATGATCGCAAAGAAAACCCGAAACGTTTCAATGTCCCAACTAAAAATGCCTGTCGCATTTCTCGCAACAGACATTATACAAGCCAAACCTGTCATATTCTCTTCGCGCCCATTGCACACGGACGACACCGCTCGGGACATCGTGACAGACATCTTGTTAGCTGACGCCGTGCAGGCAAGTTTCTCGATACCGATTCTATTCCAACCTGTTATGTACCGCAACAGAATGTTTGTGGATGGCGGCCTCCTGGAAAACTGTCCGGTTGACGCGGCACGCTTGTTAGGCGCTGACAAGGTGATTGCGGTGAATCTGGTATTTGCCAATCCGGTTCGCTCCCGCTTCGATTCGCTGTCCTCGCTTATGACCCGAGTGATCAACATCAACCTGGCGACCCAATCGAAGTCAATCCGCAAAAAGGCAGACTTTGTGCTCCACCCGGAAGTAGATTCAATCGACATTCTGGACTTTTCAAAATTGGAACTCTGCATCCAAATCGGTTATACACATACCCAAAAACAGATTTCAGAAATTAAAAATCTTATCACATAG
- a CDS encoding methyl-accepting chemotaxis protein has product MKKQKTLSGQISLAVAVCVTAAVLLTAGLVYFQAEKVMRAMVITDLQRTGMIMKEKVTLLISSIDSAQLPGQMEFEMLKESTRMNQKGWEPKQWMIDTNSGKTVINLAKEEPAPDLLKQIRGSQEGVLQVKRNGQNRTIFFEAIPEKGWCYVLDVSQDGYLAPVRYIRTVTLCIGVAVLAVAVLAMIWLIRLWIKPLARIRKVMEQVANGDLRDRMDETNGVREITDVAKGLNFMLESINEMVQVLEQGIDSGKRSANSMLQAIDEFAQQFRSTSESMNVMGQGAKQQASALDTSVSSMESMSRRVVQLVGIMQEGSSITTQMKDEIEQGLVAVEKNTDRMQLVSDLTEEINQTVLRLADGMKQIRNILATIQGIAGQTNLLALNASIEAARAGEAGRGFAVVAEEVRVLADQSKVAAEEILQFTQSIEREAELAVKKTLVGKQEAEQGVSEAVYARDTMQKVYKGIESTQKMVADTVSVMEQWASQVQEIEQTLFSVRQVSHNTLSSSMQIESISAEQLEKSKQLQTGAEELVDVMNRLNDKARQFVV; this is encoded by the coding sequence ATGAAAAAGCAGAAAACGTTAAGCGGTCAAATTTCTTTGGCGGTAGCTGTCTGCGTGACGGCAGCCGTTTTACTCACGGCCGGATTAGTCTATTTTCAAGCGGAAAAAGTGATGCGGGCAATGGTCATAACCGATCTGCAACGTACGGGGATGATTATGAAAGAGAAAGTCACACTGCTCATTAGTTCGATTGATTCGGCCCAACTTCCGGGTCAAATGGAATTTGAGATGCTAAAAGAGTCCACTCGAATGAATCAGAAAGGCTGGGAGCCAAAACAGTGGATGATTGATACAAATAGCGGGAAAACTGTCATTAATTTAGCGAAAGAAGAACCTGCACCCGATTTGCTGAAACAAATCAGGGGCAGCCAAGAGGGAGTATTGCAAGTCAAAAGAAACGGTCAAAATCGGACCATTTTTTTTGAGGCCATTCCGGAAAAAGGATGGTGCTATGTGCTTGACGTTTCACAAGATGGTTACTTGGCTCCTGTCCGCTATATCCGGACGGTCACATTATGTATAGGTGTCGCAGTATTGGCGGTGGCCGTACTGGCTATGATTTGGTTGATTCGGTTATGGATAAAGCCTTTGGCAAGGATCAGAAAAGTGATGGAACAAGTGGCGAATGGCGACTTGCGGGACCGAATGGATGAAACGAACGGTGTCAGAGAGATTACGGATGTGGCGAAAGGTTTAAATTTTATGTTGGAAAGCATTAATGAGATGGTGCAAGTACTGGAACAGGGAATTGATTCAGGGAAAAGGTCAGCAAACTCTATGTTGCAAGCGATTGATGAATTCGCTCAACAGTTCCGCTCGACTTCCGAATCGATGAATGTGATGGGGCAAGGGGCCAAACAGCAGGCCAGTGCCTTGGATACTTCTGTTTCATCAATGGAATCGATGAGTCGTCGGGTTGTTCAGTTGGTTGGTATTATGCAGGAGGGCAGCAGCATTACAACTCAAATGAAAGACGAGATTGAACAGGGATTGGTTGCTGTTGAAAAAAACACGGACCGTATGCAGCTGGTTTCCGATCTAACGGAAGAAATCAATCAAACGGTACTGCGATTGGCGGATGGAATGAAGCAGATCAGGAACATTCTTGCGACCATCCAAGGGATTGCCGGACAAACCAACTTGTTGGCTTTAAACGCATCGATTGAAGCTGCCAGGGCAGGTGAAGCCGGGCGGGGATTTGCTGTGGTAGCGGAGGAGGTACGAGTGTTGGCTGATCAGAGCAAAGTGGCAGCGGAAGAAATTTTACAGTTTACACAATCGATTGAACGTGAAGCGGAACTGGCGGTAAAGAAGACTCTGGTCGGTAAGCAAGAGGCGGAACAAGGTGTTTCGGAGGCAGTTTATGCGAGGGACACTATGCAAAAAGTTTATAAGGGCATTGAATCGACACAAAAAATGGTGGCCGACACGGTGAGTGTAATGGAACAGTGGGCATCACAAGTCCAGGAAATTGAACAGACGTTATTTTCCGTGCGGCAGGTGTCGCACAATACATTATCCAGTTCTATGCAGATTGAGTCGATCAGTGCCGAACAACTGGAAAAATCGAAACAGCTGCAGACCGGGGCAGAGGAATTGGTTGATGTAATGAATCGTTTAAATGATAAAGCCCGACAATTTGTCGTTTAG
- a CDS encoding phosphate ABC transporter substrate-binding protein, with translation MLSVLSKRAIGFAMVATLGLGVLTGCGSSNQQGSPAPSQGGGAQELTGTVTASGSTALQPLVNQAAKDFMDKNPKVTVNVTGGGSGTGLKQVADGSVNIGNSDVAAGPEFKDANLKEHIVAIAPFAIVVNEGVTVDNLTKDQAAKIFEGQIKNWKEVGGQDAPITIVHRPESSGSRKLVQQIVLDGKEFTKEGVTQDSSGAVATAVKSTPNSIGYVDTPYLQQGIKAVKFDGVAFSKDNIKNGTYKLFGSERMYTKGEPTGAVKAFLDFILSNDFQNNRVEQLKFLPANLLQK, from the coding sequence ATGTTAAGCGTATTGTCGAAAAGAGCGATTGGTTTTGCAATGGTTGCTACATTGGGTCTAGGTGTGTTGACCGGTTGTGGATCTTCGAACCAGCAGGGATCACCGGCACCGAGTCAAGGCGGCGGTGCTCAAGAGTTAACTGGTACAGTAACGGCTTCCGGTTCGACCGCATTGCAGCCGCTTGTTAACCAAGCTGCAAAAGACTTTATGGATAAAAACCCGAAAGTTACGGTCAATGTGACAGGTGGCGGCTCCGGTACGGGCCTTAAGCAGGTAGCTGACGGATCTGTGAACATTGGGAACTCCGATGTCGCGGCAGGTCCGGAATTTAAGGATGCAAACCTGAAAGAGCATATTGTGGCGATTGCGCCGTTTGCCATCGTTGTAAATGAAGGAGTTACTGTGGATAACCTGACCAAAGATCAGGCGGCAAAAATCTTTGAAGGTCAAATTAAGAACTGGAAAGAAGTTGGTGGACAGGATGCTCCGATTACAATTGTGCACCGTCCGGAAAGCTCCGGTTCCCGTAAACTGGTGCAACAGATTGTATTGGACGGCAAAGAGTTCACCAAAGAGGGTGTAACGCAAGATTCCAGCGGTGCTGTTGCAACAGCTGTAAAGAGCACCCCGAACTCGATTGGTTATGTGGATACGCCTTATCTGCAACAGGGCATCAAAGCTGTAAAGTTTGATGGTGTGGCATTCAGCAAAGACAACATTAAAAATGGCACTTACAAGCTGTTTGGATCAGAACGGATGTATACGAAAGGTGAACCTACAGGTGCTGTAAAGGCATTCCTTGACTTCATTCTGTCGAACGATTTCCAAAACAATAGAGTAGAACAACTGAAGTTTCTGCCTGCCAATTTGCTCCAAAAGTAA
- the pstC gene encoding phosphate ABC transporter permease subunit PstC, whose protein sequence is MLESSSSDKWSRRQSRTDRTMHRIFIGSAVLVSAVIFSIILFVGYQGLQTFRDVSPGTFFFSADWTPDQNRFGAFSFIFGTFALTGLSVIFSVPFAISGAIFMAKIAPNWMREILRPATDLFVGIPSVVYGFIGLTVLVPFLAKLTGTIGYGMLPAAIILAVMILPTILSVSEDALRSLPESLEEASLALGATRWQTIWRVLLPAARPGILTGVILGMGRAMGETLAVFMVLGNSPKMPKSLLDSTTVLTTAIVKDMPHTFYGTAWNNTLYLMALILLLISMLLILIIRLVSRRSEVQ, encoded by the coding sequence ATGTTAGAAAGTTCTTCGTCCGACAAATGGTCCAGAAGACAATCGCGTACGGATCGGACCATGCACCGGATTTTTATTGGCAGTGCAGTGCTCGTATCTGCCGTGATTTTTTCAATTATCCTCTTTGTAGGATATCAAGGTCTCCAGACATTTCGGGATGTTTCACCGGGCACATTCTTTTTCTCGGCCGATTGGACACCTGACCAGAATCGATTTGGAGCGTTTTCGTTTATTTTCGGAACGTTTGCGTTAACCGGTTTGTCAGTAATATTCTCAGTTCCGTTTGCTATATCGGGTGCTATTTTTATGGCGAAAATCGCGCCTAATTGGATGCGGGAGATTTTAAGGCCTGCTACAGACCTGTTTGTTGGGATTCCGTCTGTCGTATACGGTTTTATAGGTCTGACAGTGCTTGTACCGTTTCTTGCCAAGTTGACCGGCACAATTGGTTATGGAATGCTGCCGGCTGCCATTATTCTGGCTGTTATGATCCTTCCGACGATCTTGTCTGTGTCGGAAGATGCGTTGCGTTCTTTGCCGGAAAGTCTGGAGGAAGCTTCGCTCGCGCTGGGGGCGACACGTTGGCAAACGATTTGGCGGGTACTGCTGCCGGCAGCCCGACCGGGTATTTTGACAGGGGTCATCCTTGGCATGGGACGCGCAATGGGAGAAACGCTGGCCGTTTTTATGGTATTAGGAAATTCGCCAAAGATGCCGAAATCATTGCTGGACTCTACGACTGTCCTGACGACGGCAATTGTGAAGGACATGCCGCATACGTTTTACGGCACGGCTTGGAATAATACGTTGTACTTAATGGCGTTGATTCTGCTCCTGATTTCGATGCTCTTAATCCTGATTATCCGGCTTGTATCCAGAAGGAGTGAAGTGCAATGA
- the pstA gene encoding phosphate ABC transporter permease PstA yields the protein MKGKLSDRIATVYFWIQGLLIVVILGWFLYRILSTGLPQLSWKFITGRPEEILAGGGIGPPLFNSFYILFLSLLFSLPIGLGAGIYLAEFSKKNRFTDFIRLSIDSLSSVPSIVLGLFGALLFVNLLNLKFSIISGALTLALLNLPVLVRVTEESLRVVPSSYREASLALGSTKWQTIRKVLIPAALPGLITGVTLVAGRALGETALLIYTAGLSVSRYFPDFNPMAIGETLSVHLWYIQSQAIVPDAKEIAQGSAALLVIVVLIFNLLIAIPSRLIQKRLSGGRS from the coding sequence ATGAAGGGTAAGTTAAGCGATCGTATTGCAACCGTCTATTTTTGGATACAAGGGTTATTGATTGTTGTGATCTTGGGCTGGTTCTTATACCGGATTTTGAGTACCGGATTGCCTCAATTATCCTGGAAATTTATTACCGGGCGTCCGGAAGAAATTTTGGCAGGCGGCGGTATTGGGCCACCGTTGTTCAACTCTTTTTACATTTTATTTTTATCGCTTTTGTTTTCGTTGCCAATTGGACTGGGAGCAGGCATTTATCTGGCCGAATTTTCGAAGAAAAATCGATTTACTGATTTCATTCGGTTGTCAATAGATTCTCTATCTTCTGTCCCGTCCATTGTATTGGGATTATTCGGTGCATTGTTGTTCGTTAACCTGCTGAATTTGAAGTTTTCTATTATAAGCGGTGCGTTGACTTTAGCATTGCTGAATCTGCCGGTTTTGGTCAGGGTGACAGAAGAATCGCTGCGTGTGGTGCCGTCGTCGTATCGGGAAGCATCTCTTGCGTTAGGCTCAACCAAATGGCAAACGATTCGAAAAGTGTTGATTCCTGCTGCGCTGCCAGGTTTAATTACCGGTGTCACATTGGTTGCAGGCAGAGCGTTAGGGGAAACGGCTTTGCTGATCTATACAGCCGGTCTTTCCGTGTCACGCTATTTTCCCGATTTTAATCCAATGGCGATAGGGGAAACGTTGTCGGTTCATCTTTGGTACATTCAGTCGCAGGCGATTGTTCCTGATGCGAAAGAGATTGCGCAGGGGAGCGCGGCATTGCTCGTTATCGTAGTATTGATATTTAACCTGTTAATCGCGATTCCGAGCCGCTTGATCCAGAAACGACTGTCAGGGGGACGATCATGA